DNA from bacterium:
CCCATAACCATATACCTTCTCCGCCGTTGTTCGTAATTTCATTTCTAAAAGTATTTGCAGTCCAGCCGCTGTCCCTGAGAGCATCCGCATAGTCAAAAGTATTTATGTTATGTATTCCCATACCTGCAAGTTCAAGTGAATCATATTTACTATCAAGCCAGTTTTTAAATCCGGCATTGTGTTGGGGGCAGAAACATTGAGGAGCACTAGCAGTTAATAGAGCAATATCATAGACCCCGACTTCCGAACCTGCATCTATAGCTCTTTTCATACAATTAATAAGGAAATTTCTCCAAACAGGTCTGTAACAACAATGTGACCATATCGTATCAGCATAACTCCCGGGGCCATAAGATATTTTTTTGTTATCAAGGTCTATTTCCGTCCCAGAATCCCCAAGTGAAGGCAATCTTTGATACACTCCTTTTGCAAAATAAGGAGGGTCTTCATCCAAACGCATCGGCTCCTGAGCACCACAATATTTTACACCTAATGATTTTATTAACGAAACATATCCGCTCATCATATCTGCATCTTCAGGAAAATAAAAAGTATTTCCACCATTCACTGTCGGAACTATGGGATATGTATTTTCAGGTCCCAATCCCATAATTTCATGTCCTTCGGGAAACGTAGCAAATGCGGAAATCGGTAACATCAGAAGAAGAAATATAATTTTTTTCATAACATCCTCCTTAATTTTAATTGGCATTAAAATATTTATCATTTTTATTCATAATGCGAATTTAATAATTTGTCAACACTACAAATTCTCTGGATACTAAACACAACTAATATAAACAAACGGGAGACATATATTTTCATTTTTGGTAATGATTTTAAATCCCATAAAAAACATTTGACACTTTTGATTTTAATATTACAGTCGTTAGATAAAAAATATAGGGGGAGAAATGAGAAAAGTTTTTTTCATCAGTGCTTTGTTTTTCTTATGTATAAGTAACAGTTTTGCTTCTGTTAGTATATCCGTAGATAAATTACGTCCGAAACCGGGAGAAAAAGTAAAAATAGAAGTAACAGGCGAGTTAACTGAAGGCACCCAAGTTTACGCAGACGTACTAGAACCGGGATACGGAGTAAAAAGAATAGAATTCTCAAAATCAACAGGGGGATACGAAGCATCCATACAGACAAGTGAAAGTAGTAAAGGTTTATGGAATGTAACGGTTTATTCTTCCGTTGACAAAAAATTATTAGGTAAAGCTCACTTTATAACAGGATATATTGTAGGAGATTTCTTTATCGTAGGAGGACGTGTTCCCGAGAAAAACACCAAAGCTTATATGAGCGAATACCTGAACGGATTTTCAAGTATAGGCGGTAATTTTATGGTTGCGCACTATATCATTAACGGAAAACAGGCTATGTATCCTTCCAAAGTCTGTAAATTATCTTCCAAGGAAGACTACCTCGGGATGTTTCTTGATTTGTGCGATAAGGAAGGTTATCCCGTTTTAATCTCAATATCATGGGATTTCAGCCGTCCAATGCCTTATTCCGAAATGTTTGCCAATATGCAGAAAATCATATCCGAACTCTGGGTACTATACGCAAAACATCCGTCTTTTGCCGGATTCTACTGTTTACAGGAAGGTTCGGGACTTGATTTAGCACTGCTTGTGAGACAATTTTGTGATTACGTAAAATCCGTTGAACCTACTTTATTAACGGGTTGCGCGCCTTATGTAAATGATGCGGTTCTTGCAGGATACCTTGCGGCAATAGATAACCTTGACGTCGTTATTTACCAGGGGCAGGTAATGGCATCTTACCGAACGGACAACAGACTTTGTTTCCCTATTAACCGCACAAGAGATAACACTTGTCTTTCAAACGGCGCAAATTTAATAAAAAATAAAATTACGCTCTGTCATTTTGAAATATTCGGTCCCGCGGAAAAAGCAGTAGCAGGTAAATATCTTGCACCCAAAGAAGACATGATAACCCAAATCTGGAGCGCTGCTACCATTTACGGAACAGACGGGATTACCATCTTCACGTATCACGATTTATTTAATTATATGAAAGATGGATTAAAAGAGGCAAAAGAAGATATAAAAGTTACGGCACAAGGATATAAAGATTTCGACTTGATTTTCTCTAAAATAGCAAATATCAAAAAAAATCCTATCGTCTTTTATTATCCTTATACGGATTTTTGTGTCCATTACTGGAGAGAGGCATTTTTACCGGCATTCGGAGCTCTTCGTTCTCTCGGGATTCCTTTTGACATTATACCTTTTATTCCACCCGTGGGCGAAGAAATTCCTCCATTCTATCCAATGAACCTGAATACGGTACAATTAGATTATCTTTTGAAAAACAAATTCGTAGTTGTGTTACCGGATGTTTCGGGAATGCAGGAAACGGACAGTATTTTATTGAAGAGATTTATTGAAGAAGGTGGGATAGTCATACTCTTCGGTCATAACATTCCTTATGGAGACAGATTTGTTCGGAAAGACCTTTGCGGAGGTAACGAGAATAAACTAACCAACCATTCAGACATAATTATGAAAGAAACATTGGCGAACAGGATAAAAGCGGGAGAAAATGCGCTTGACCCATCTTTATTATTTTCATCATCTTCAAAAGCTATCGTAACCCTTAAAAATGGAGATTCCGTATTGACAACTATCACTCCTGAAATTCTAAATTCCCCGTCCTGGACACCGACAACTGCTAAACCGATAGCCGTTTTTGAAGACGGAAGTTCTGCAGTTATGCTTAACAATTTCGGCAAAGGTAAAGTGTTTACAATAGCATTGAGTCTTACCCAGGCATCCGAAGTAATGCCGGATTTAGTAAGAGATATTTTTGATTACGCATTGAAACAAAACGGCAATGCACGACCTTTTGACATATTAGGCGGGAATAAAGATATGGATTTTGCAATGGCTACTTTACCGAACGAATCAAGAGTGGCAATGATTAACCATACCGATAAACCGGTAGAAATGACATTGCTTCCCTTGACAATGCAAGCCGACAAAAAATATAAACTTGTAAATATGAGGGATGAAAAAGTCATTAAGAGTGGAACAGGAAAAGAATTGAGTAATAATAAAATAAACATTAAAGCTTTTGATTTCAGCGCATTGTCGCTGTTGCCGTTAGAATAGAAAATAATTTATGTAGGGGCGTATTGCAATACGCCCCTACATAATAGGTAGCCGCAAGCTTCAGCTTGCGTATTTAACGAATGAAACATTTAACATCGAAAAAAACAAAAATCTTTCCCTCGTGGCCTGTGTATGATAAGCTTGAGCAAAAAGCTCTTGAGGATACACTTAAAAGCAACAAATGGGGATGTATTGACGGAGACAGGGTAAACGAGTTTGAAAAGAAGTTTGCCAAATTTCACGATGCGAAGTTTGGAATATGCGTTAACAGCGGGACGAAAGCGCTTGAGATTGCTCTAAAAGCATTAGGAATTAAACCCGGCGATGAAGTAATCGTTCCCGGATATACTTTTATAGCGACAGCTTATGCAGTAGCAGAAATCGGCGCTATACCGGTTTTCGTTGATATTGAAAGCAACTCTTATAACATATCCCCTATTGAAATAGAAAAAGTAATTACGAAAAAAACTAAAGCGATTATTCCCGTTTATTTTGGTGGGATGCCGGCAGATATGGATAGCATCCTAAAAATCGCCAAAAAACATCATTTAGCCGTTTTAGAAGATGCTGCTCAGGCACATGGTGCAGAATATAAGAAAAAGAAAGTCGGCACAATCGGAGATATAAGTATTTTTAGTTTCCAGTCCAGCAAAAATATGACATGTGGGGAAGGTGGAATAATTCTTACTAATAATGAAACTCTCGCAAAAAAGTGTAAATCTCTTGTAAACTGCGGCAGGAAAGAAGGCGAGCCGTGGTATATGCATTATGCTTTAGGCGGAAACAGCAGGCTAACGGAATTCCAGGCTGCTATACTATTAGCGCAACTTACCCGCGTTAAAAAGCATAATGAAATAAGAGAAAAAAACGCCAAACTGCTTACAGAAAAGTTGAAACAAATTAAGGGGATTGAGCCTATCGCAAGAGATAAAAACGTAACTATTCATCCCTATCATCTATACATATTTAAATATAAATCAAAGCATTTTAATGGTATGTCCAGAGATAAATTTATAAAAGCATTAAACGAAGAAGGTATTCCTGCATCAGGCGGATACATAATGCCTCTTACCCGTCAACCTGCATTCAACTCCAAAATTGGGGAGAAACCGGTAGCCGCAGACTTTAGTCTGCGGTATTCTCAAATCCATTTACCTGCGTGTGAACAAGCCTGTAAAGAAGCAGTCTGGTTGCCACATTATGTTTTGCTTGGAAACAAAAAAGATTTAGAGGATATTGTAGCGGCAATTAAAAAGATTCTGCAGCATTGCAATAAGTAGAAACAATTTCTATTACTTTCTCAAGATTTCTTCTAAGAGTTAAGTCTCCAGAGTGCAAAATTCAGAACGGATGCAAGACTTACCCAAAGGATATAGGGTATTAGAAGTATCCCCGCCGGAATTGAAATTTTGAAAAAACTCAGTATTGTCAGCAAAATTGCAAACCACAATAATATAATCTCAAAAAACCCTGCAATTGGAAGTTTCAGACCGAAGAATAAAACAGACCATAGAATATTAAGAAGCAGTTGTGTAATGAAAATACCGAGTGCAATTCTGACCTGTGATTTTTTTATTCCTTCACGCCATATAAGGAATGCCGATATTCCCATAAGCAAAAAAAGCGTTGTCCATACCGGGCCAAAAACCCAATTCGGTGGATTAAACGATGGTTTTTCCAGAGTTCTGTACCATGTTGATATTGAGGGGGTTGTAAAAATTGCACCGATAACACCTGCAAGTTGACAAACGATTATGCTTATTATTAGTTTTAGTCCGTTACTCAATTTGCTATCTTTCATTATGCCTCCGTTTGTTGTGATAATTTTTTATTTCTTTTTAGCTCGAACAAAATACGCCTTCATTATTTTTGAGTCATCAACTCTTTCGATTAAAAATAATTTCTTCAATTCTTCTTCAAATTGTCTATTTGTAGGAAGTTTATGTCGAGGTCTACCCAAGTATTCTTCCAACTCAATCATTGTGTTAACATCAGGATGATTTTGATTTGGCATATCAATGACCATTTTCGCATCAGACTTCAGAACTCGATGAAGTTCTTTAAATGACTTCTTGATGTATTCAATATCAAAATATTCCAAAACACCAATAACTGCGCAAATATTAAAAAAATTATTTTCGAACGGCATTTTTGCCACTTCCGTAACATACAATCCGCCGACTTTTTTAATATTATTTCTTAAAACATAATTCCTGGTAACTTGTATTAGCTTTGGACTGATGTCTATGCCATAATAAGTTGATGGCCAGTGATGTAATTGTGTAACTACGAGATTGGCACAGGAACCTACATCCAGGAAATTCATATTACTTTTCGGGTTTAAATATTTTTTTATCTCAGGATTGTCACTATCAAAAGAAACGGATTGTAAAGTTTTCTTTAGTTTTTTATATCTTTCGGAATCTTTAAACTCTTCGGGCAATAAGCTTTCATCTTCAATATGGCTATTATAACGGTCAACCGAAGCATCGTAAGCTTTTTTTATTTTCCGGATTTGACTTGATGTTTTGTTTGAGTTATTCATATTGACTATTCGCAGATTGCAAATTAGGTTCTCGTTAGCGATGAAAAGCAAAAATTTTGGAAAGATAAAATATCTCCCCAAAATTTTACTCCCCGAGTAGGACTCGAACCTACAACCTACTGGTTAACAGCCAGCCGCTCTGCCGATTGAGCTATCGGGGAATCATTACTTAATCACGACAAATTTTTTCACATCTTTATCTTCAACGTCAGTAGTTGTTAAAATACAGACATATACTCCACTGCTAACCCTTTCTCCGTTATTTGTTTTTCCATCCCATTCTTCAGTATGTTTCCCCATTCCTTTTAAATCAGATCCCTTATCCCATATTTTCTTACCAGACACCGTATATATCCAAATATGCGGGCAGGAAGCATTAATAAGTTGATAATGAATCAGAAGTTTTTCTCCCGTAGATACTCTATATGGAGCAGGAGAAAACATCAAAATTTCATTTTTATTAAGAGGCAATACCGGTGGTTTGGGAGTCTCATAATTAATTGCATCATAAGCATTTACTATACCATATCCTAAAGTATCATTTGGCGAAGCAGCTTTACTTGCAGTTTTCATAATCACTTCTCTTATTTTCATCGGTCCCCAATCAGGATAGGCCTGTTTGACGCAAGCACAAACACCTGCAACAAGAGCTGTAGCATCAGATGTTCCGCGTCCATTGTAGTCAACTATAGAATCATAATCGGGATAAGAAAAAGGTTCTGGCATAGCATAATTACCTGCCCACGGACCACATACCTCAGGTTTCATAACACCATCACCTCTTGGGCCTATACTGGAACCTGTAATCGGACTTGTTCCGTTATCCATATGAACCCATTTTCCAAGCGTATCAACTCCTCCTACTGCAAGGATAGAATCCGCAGAAGCTGGCGATACAATAGAAGTATCTGCTGTCTCTGCCAATGGCCCTGAAACATAATAATTACCCATAGCCGTTACCAACAAAACTCCTTTATTCCATAACTGGCTTGCACATACATCCAGAGGATAATGTTTCCCATCAAGAGAATCAAAAGCATAAGCAGGTGTCTGTCCGGGATTTATCCATCTTCTATAACCAAGAGAACTGGATATGATACTCACGCCTACACTATCCACGAGCCATTCCGCTCCTGCAATCCACCAATCTTCTTCAGCTATATAATCAAAACCTTCTTGAGTTGAGTATAAAAGTTCTGTTTTAGCAAGTGCAAATGATGCGCCAAAAGCCGCACCAATACATCTATTTGAAGCTCTCCCCCCCAGCAAAGACAACATAGCAGTTCCATGCACTATCTGTTTCTGCCCATATGGACTTTCTTCGCGATAAATAATAGTGTTTACACCATCCCACAAGCTATCTATCTGATTTTCCTGATAAGACGTAGTATCATCTTTACCTATAAAATCGCGTTCTGCTATTACATTAATACCTTCAAGTATTTCATTTTTACGCCATTCAAATCCCGTATCAAGTATCCCCAAAATAACTCCTGTTCCCGTATAACCCGAATTATGAGCTTTTATCAAATTCAATTGCTCAAGTTGTTTTTTCGAACTTCCGTAATCTATTCCAGTACCACTCTTAACAGAAACATATGTTCCCGTACTACTCTGTAATGTCCTGACAGGTTCTATTTTATAAACATACGGTTTTTTAGCTATTTCAGATAACAACTTTACAGGAATTATAATAGTAGATGCATTTAACCATTTGGAAGTAACTCTTACATTACCCCCCATTGTTTTCAGTTCATCCATATAAGGTTTATAAACAGGGATATCCGTAAAATCACACAACATATCCGGTTTCCTTACTGTGAGTCTATTTGCCCTTACTTTTGGAGAAAGCGCTGTTTCAATCTTTGTAATAGTTTTTTTATATTCCGTTTCTTCTTTTATACCTTTATCCGTATAAAAAACCCATACCTTTACTTTAGTATCCTGAGATTTGGTAGATAGCCATTCTGAAAATCCCCGGGAAACTTTAGGTTCTAAAGGGGAAGTATAAAGTTGAGTGTTTAAAAGTACATAAAATAATAGATTCATTATGAGCTCCTTGCTTTATAAAAAAAGTATGTTCATACTATTATAAAACTCTTTAGTGTCAAGTAAAAAACAATTTTTCAATCTGCTTTTTTGAATACCATTGCTATGACCGTTTTATCATTTCCACCCATAGAAACCATTAATCCGTAAGGTTTTGTAGGATTAAATTTTGTCTGACAATCGCCGGCTTTTCCGGTTAATTGATGAAGTATATCAACAGCCTGTCTCACACCGGAAGCACCTACAGGATGTCCATATCCAATAAGTCCACCCGTAGTATTAGTAGGCAATTCTCCGTTTATACGAGTTTTTCCTGCTTTTACAAAATCGGCACTTTCTCCGTATTTAGTTGCTCCAACAGCTTCCATAGATATTAATCCACTAATTGTAAAGCAATCGTGGACTTCCAGAAGTCCTATATCCTTAAAGGAAATACCTGCTCTTTCATATGCCAGATTTGCCGCTTGTTCGGTGGTTTTGAATTTTGTAAGGTCCGGTGGAGGAGTAGTTATATCGTCTTCGCATTGCCCCCATCCCATAACTTCTACCGCATCTTTTTTGGATACTCCCAATTTTTTCAATCCTTCTTCGCTTGCAAATATAATGGAAGATGCCCCGTCAGAAACTTTCGAGCAGTCGAATATATTTATATGTTCACAAAAAGCAACCGGGTTTGGTGGAGTCATACCGGCTTTAAACAAATCCTTTATAGCATTATGATGTTCCTGAGCTTTAGGATTTTTACGGGCATTTTCAATTGCCTGAGCATACCATAAAGCCATAGCTTCGCGTGATTTTTCTTTGCCGAATTTTTCAAAGTATTTACCTGCACGTTTAGAAAATTCCGCAGGGAAGAAAAAAGCATGTCCTTCTTTCCTTTCAGAGTTATAATGAGCAGCTCCTGCCAAAAAATCCGCACCATAAACGGCTTTAACGGTATTCTGGACTTCCACTCCAAGTGCCATAACAACATCCGAAACTCCTGCTAATACGGCTTTTGCAGCTAACGTAAGTCCCAAACCTCCGGATCCACAAGCGCCTTCAACTCCGGTTGCGGGTTTATATTTTAATGACGGATGAATCATAGGAAAAAATCCGGGACGGTTGCTCTGATGATTAAAACGCGCCATCATAAAATTTGAAATAACGCCTTCGTCAATATTAGAAGGGTCGTTTATTTGAGATATTGTCCCTTTTCCGGCTTCCATAATATACTGTTCAAGACCGGGTCTTGAGGCTTTAGGACTAAATTCTTTTCTTCCTGTGCCAAAAGCAATTGTATTATATCCGGCAGTTGCATAAACAGGTTTATGTAGGTATTTCATTTTTCCCCCTTAATTTGCACTTCTTCTTTTAAGTTCGACTTCCAAATCACCCCATTTGAATTTAACCGTAAATTTAACAGGGGTTCTATCTTCGTCATAATACATAACAATCCCGCCTTTCGAGCCGAATGTTTTTATTCCTGTAAGATTCGGAACTACCGCTATACAGTTCCTGCCATTTACCTTTTCTTCTCTTATAACGGTTTTCACTTTATGATTTTTCTTATCCGCATGTAATGCCACGGTAATAGTATCACCGGGAACAAGTTCCTGCGTTCTCAGCCAATACCATATATTTATAATATCTTTTGCGGAGTCAACTACGGGAACTACCTTGCCATCCTGGTAAGTAGCCTGTCCATTTTCTATAACCACAGAGAGATGTTTTTTATAATTTCCTTCTTTAATGTCTTTTTCAAATCTTTGAGTCGTAAAATTACTGTCCGAAAAAGATTCATACCAATCTTCAATACTAAATATAAAACCCATAACTCCATTCGTTCTTTCCTCGCATCTTACGTAATTACCTTTTAAAGAATCCTGTTTATATTCAAGCCTTAACTCTCCTGCAGTCATTACCCCATACTTGACGCTATAGACAAGCTCTTCGTAAGAAGGCAGAGTATATGAAAGTAACATAAAAAGTATCAACATTGGTGGTATATTAATTATAAAGTTACTTCAGTCAACTTTTTTCTATATTTATATATTCTTAGATTTCAAAACGGCGACCCATTCGTCTAATTTATGCATTATGGCTTCACTTTTCCCTTCGTATATAATCCTGACTATGGGTTCGGTATTGGATTTTCTGATATGAGCCCAGCCATCACGGAAGTCAATTCTTATCCCGTCTTCCGTATTTTCCTTTTCTTTGGGAAACGGAAGAGACGATAAAAGCTGAGCTATGGAAGTTTTATCATCTATAATTATCTTATCTTTTTTCATATAATATTCGGGAATTGTTTCTGCAAGAGCACTCAACGTTTCCCCCGTAGATGCAAGACATTCTAATATCCTTCCCATTCCGACTATTGCGTCTCTTGTATATTGAATTTCAGGGTCTATAATTCCGCCGTTGCCTTCCCCGCCCAGAATCGCCCCGATTTTTTTCATTCCTTCAACGACATTAATCTCGCCTACTTTTGTCCGTAAAAGGGTATTCCCGTTCTGAAGAGCAATGTCTTCTATCATTTTTGAAGTAGAAAGGTTCGTTACTACGATTCCCTTTCTTTTTTTAAGCAACCAGTTCCCTACAAGCGCCAACGTATATTCTTCACCTATTGCTTTTCCTTTTTCATTAACGATAGACAACCTGTCTCCATCAGGGTCAACGGCAAAACCCGCATCCGCTTTTTCTTTTTTTACTCTTTCTGCCAGTCCCGTCAGGTTTTCAGCAAGAGGCTCAAGTTTCCTTTCGGGGTTTTCTTCTATAACGTTACACCCTATTGATTCAAGGAAAAGTTTTCCTTCTTCTTTCAAAACTCCCCTGCACCCGTCGAAAACAATATTAAAATGTTTTTTACTTATATTATCTTTATCTATCTTACTAATTACAGCAGAACTATGTCTTTTCGTGCCTTCGCTGTCGGTAATAATTTTTCCTGTTTGTGAACTTTCGGATATGTCTTTATTATAGAAATTATAAACTTTTTCTACATTTTCCGCATTAAGGAAACATCCGTTTGAACCGGCAAACTTGACTCCGTTCCATTCTTCAGGGTTATGAGAAGCCGTGACAACTGCCCCGCCATCTACTTTAAGCGCTTGAATATTAAACAGCAAAGTAGGCGTAGCACAGCAGCCAAGGTCAATCACATCGCAACCTGTACTTATTATTCCTTTTATAAAAGATGATTTAACTAATTCGCCACTTTTTCTCAAGTCCCTTCCGACGACAATCTTCTTACCCTTTTCGTTTTTAACGAAACTCCCGAAAGCTTTTCCGAGTCTCTCCCCTACTTCTTCAGTAAGAGACGAGCCGAAAATTCCTCTTACTCCTGAAATACCGAATATTAGTTTTTCCATAATAATTATGGTTTAATAAAGAAACTCAAAAAGTCAAGCGTTTTTAGAAGGTCGAAAGATTACAGATTGGAACCACGAGATTTCACACGATTTGCGCAAGAAACAGACAAAGAAAAGACAACAGAATAGAGGCAATTTGGACAGGATTAACAGGATTATTACAAATTGAAACCATGAATTAACGCCCATCTACTTTTCCCCTTGACTTTTCTAATTTCCCTCTTAAATATCTAAAAGTAAGCTTAATATATATTTTTTCTGTAAGTGGGGGTAACAAAATGTTGAGCGAAGCAATTAAAAGCTCTTTGGAATCAGCCATTACTTACAAGCCCTTATGTTTAATTAGGGATTGTTTGTCCCGAGTTTGTTGCGGGAGAGATTTTTATCCAAAATTATTTGGTTGGAAATCCGCCTCTGGCGGAGGAAAATTAAAAGTAATAATGTTTTTTCTTTTTATTACCGCAATTACGAATGCTCAGCACCCCGGCTGGACAAATTATACTAACGGACAATTGATCACGGCTATTGCTGATAACGGCAATGAACTATGGATTGGTACTTATGGTGGACTCGTAAAAATGAATAAAAGCAATAATGAAATGATATTTTACAATCATGCAAATTCCGGGTTGCCTTATAACATGGTTACTGCTCTTGCAATACAAGGAAATAATATCTGGATTGGTGCTATGGGGAGTGATTATGGTGCCCTAGTAAAGTTTGATGGCACTAATTGGACTGTCTATAATAAAAGTAATTCTGGATTGCCTGGCAACCATGTCTCTTCTCTTGCAATAGAAGATAGTAATATCTGGATTGGCACTGATGGTCTTGCGAAATTTGACGGGACTAACTGGACTGTGTGGGATACATCAAATTCTGGTTTGCAATCTAACC
Protein-coding regions in this window:
- a CDS encoding alpha-amylase family protein, whose product is MRKVFFISALFFLCISNSFASVSISVDKLRPKPGEKVKIEVTGELTEGTQVYADVLEPGYGVKRIEFSKSTGGYEASIQTSESSKGLWNVTVYSSVDKKLLGKAHFITGYIVGDFFIVGGRVPEKNTKAYMSEYLNGFSSIGGNFMVAHYIINGKQAMYPSKVCKLSSKEDYLGMFLDLCDKEGYPVLISISWDFSRPMPYSEMFANMQKIISELWVLYAKHPSFAGFYCLQEGSGLDLALLVRQFCDYVKSVEPTLLTGCAPYVNDAVLAGYLAAIDNLDVVIYQGQVMASYRTDNRLCFPINRTRDNTCLSNGANLIKNKITLCHFEIFGPAEKAVAGKYLAPKEDMITQIWSAATIYGTDGITIFTYHDLFNYMKDGLKEAKEDIKVTAQGYKDFDLIFSKIANIKKNPIVFYYPYTDFCVHYWREAFLPAFGALRSLGIPFDIIPFIPPVGEEIPPFYPMNLNTVQLDYLLKNKFVVVLPDVSGMQETDSILLKRFIEEGGIVILFGHNIPYGDRFVRKDLCGGNENKLTNHSDIIMKETLANRIKAGENALDPSLLFSSSSKAIVTLKNGDSVLTTITPEILNSPSWTPTTAKPIAVFEDGSSAVMLNNFGKGKVFTIALSLTQASEVMPDLVRDIFDYALKQNGNARPFDILGGNKDMDFAMATLPNESRVAMINHTDKPVEMTLLPLTMQADKKYKLVNMRDEKVIKSGTGKELSNNKINIKAFDFSALSLLPLE
- a CDS encoding DegT/DnrJ/EryC1/StrS family aminotransferase; amino-acid sequence: MKHLTSKKTKIFPSWPVYDKLEQKALEDTLKSNKWGCIDGDRVNEFEKKFAKFHDAKFGICVNSGTKALEIALKALGIKPGDEVIVPGYTFIATAYAVAEIGAIPVFVDIESNSYNISPIEIEKVITKKTKAIIPVYFGGMPADMDSILKIAKKHHLAVLEDAAQAHGAEYKKKKVGTIGDISIFSFQSSKNMTCGEGGIILTNNETLAKKCKSLVNCGRKEGEPWYMHYALGGNSRLTEFQAAILLAQLTRVKKHNEIREKNAKLLTEKLKQIKGIEPIARDKNVTIHPYHLYIFKYKSKHFNGMSRDKFIKALNEEGIPASGGYIMPLTRQPAFNSKIGEKPVAADFSLRYSQIHLPACEQACKEAVWLPHYVLLGNKKDLEDIVAAIKKILQHCNK
- a CDS encoding TspO/MBR family protein; amino-acid sequence: MKDSKLSNGLKLIISIIVCQLAGVIGAIFTTPSISTWYRTLEKPSFNPPNWVFGPVWTTLFLLMGISAFLIWREGIKKSQVRIALGIFITQLLLNILWSVLFFGLKLPIAGFFEIILLWFAILLTILSFFKISIPAGILLIPYILWVSLASVLNFALWRLNS
- a CDS encoding class I SAM-dependent methyltransferase, coding for MNNSNKTSSQIRKIKKAYDASVDRYNSHIEDESLLPEEFKDSERYKKLKKTLQSVSFDSDNPEIKKYLNPKSNMNFLDVGSCANLVVTQLHHWPSTYYGIDISPKLIQVTRNYVLRNNIKKVGGLYVTEVAKMPFENNFFNICAVIGVLEYFDIEYIKKSFKELHRVLKSDAKMVIDMPNQNHPDVNTMIELEEYLGRPRHKLPTNRQFEEELKKLFLIERVDDSKIMKAYFVRAKKK
- a CDS encoding S8 family serine peptidase — encoded protein: MNLLFYVLLNTQLYTSPLEPKVSRGFSEWLSTKSQDTKVKVWVFYTDKGIKEETEYKKTITKIETALSPKVRANRLTVRKPDMLCDFTDIPVYKPYMDELKTMGGNVRVTSKWLNASTIIIPVKLLSEIAKKPYVYKIEPVRTLQSSTGTYVSVKSGTGIDYGSSKKQLEQLNLIKAHNSGYTGTGVILGILDTGFEWRKNEILEGINVIAERDFIGKDDTTSYQENQIDSLWDGVNTIIYREESPYGQKQIVHGTAMLSLLGGRASNRCIGAAFGASFALAKTELLYSTQEGFDYIAEEDWWIAGAEWLVDSVGVSIISSSLGYRRWINPGQTPAYAFDSLDGKHYPLDVCASQLWNKGVLLVTAMGNYYVSGPLAETADTSIVSPASADSILAVGGVDTLGKWVHMDNGTSPITGSSIGPRGDGVMKPEVCGPWAGNYAMPEPFSYPDYDSIVDYNGRGTSDATALVAGVCACVKQAYPDWGPMKIREVIMKTASKAASPNDTLGYGIVNAYDAINYETPKPPVLPLNKNEILMFSPAPYRVSTGEKLLIHYQLINASCPHIWIYTVSGKKIWDKGSDLKGMGKHTEEWDGKTNNGERVSSGVYVCILTTTDVEDKDVKKFVVIK
- a CDS encoding 3-ketoacyl-CoA thiolase, which codes for MKYLHKPVYATAGYNTIAFGTGRKEFSPKASRPGLEQYIMEAGKGTISQINDPSNIDEGVISNFMMARFNHQSNRPGFFPMIHPSLKYKPATGVEGACGSGGLGLTLAAKAVLAGVSDVVMALGVEVQNTVKAVYGADFLAGAAHYNSERKEGHAFFFPAEFSKRAGKYFEKFGKEKSREAMALWYAQAIENARKNPKAQEHHNAIKDLFKAGMTPPNPVAFCEHINIFDCSKVSDGASSIIFASEEGLKKLGVSKKDAVEVMGWGQCEDDITTPPPDLTKFKTTEQAANLAYERAGISFKDIGLLEVHDCFTISGLISMEAVGATKYGESADFVKAGKTRINGELPTNTTGGLIGYGHPVGASGVRQAVDILHQLTGKAGDCQTKFNPTKPYGLMVSMGGNDKTVIAMVFKKAD
- a CDS encoding DUF3108 domain-containing protein; translated protein: MLILFMLLSYTLPSYEELVYSVKYGVMTAGELRLEYKQDSLKGNYVRCEERTNGVMGFIFSIEDWYESFSDSNFTTQRFEKDIKEGNYKKHLSVVIENGQATYQDGKVVPVVDSAKDIINIWYWLRTQELVPGDTITVALHADKKNHKVKTVIREEKVNGRNCIAVVPNLTGIKTFGSKGGIVMYYDEDRTPVKFTVKFKWGDLEVELKRRSAN
- a CDS encoding phosphoglucosamine mutase, whose translation is MEKLIFGISGVRGIFGSSLTEEVGERLGKAFGSFVKNEKGKKIVVGRDLRKSGELVKSSFIKGIISTGCDVIDLGCCATPTLLFNIQALKVDGGAVVTASHNPEEWNGVKFAGSNGCFLNAENVEKVYNFYNKDISESSQTGKIITDSEGTKRHSSAVISKIDKDNISKKHFNIVFDGCRGVLKEEGKLFLESIGCNVIEENPERKLEPLAENLTGLAERVKKEKADAGFAVDPDGDRLSIVNEKGKAIGEEYTLALVGNWLLKKRKGIVVTNLSTSKMIEDIALQNGNTLLRTKVGEINVVEGMKKIGAILGGEGNGGIIDPEIQYTRDAIVGMGRILECLASTGETLSALAETIPEYYMKKDKIIIDDKTSIAQLLSSLPFPKEKENTEDGIRIDFRDGWAHIRKSNTEPIVRIIYEGKSEAIMHKLDEWVAVLKSKNI